One genomic segment of Thermoproteales archaeon includes these proteins:
- a CDS encoding TrmB family transcriptional regulator — MESERKRLQSILKKLGLTDKEAEVYIAIAVKGPTTVKDLLETLESIHQPQLYNILSNLIRKGFVRASIGRPKLYSANDLEALFESRKHLLENLKIDAVKLLSKIKAVEEEIGEEEMMVSLIRGYEGLEATIIEVLAEAQVEVCAELPLQILENIIDALENLLNKGVNVYLLVFPRMSKEILERLSKYRTIKLKTNMLGNFLMVTSDTRVTIYARRRFYSPHKMPIPETEVYGFHITEKDLIWRLLNIFEKAWRTAEELISWPLSPESYPKIFLEFGMGLNELENILSKGLKPYVKIEGWFVKTREPITAQGWVVDVKRSLDINNFTLDVDGEKLTIGGFDAEVEDVEAYKVVIERVIK; from the coding sequence TTGGAGAGCGAGAGAAAACGATTGCAATCGATACTGAAGAAGCTTGGATTAACCGATAAAGAAGCGGAAGTATATATTGCAATAGCGGTTAAAGGTCCTACAACTGTAAAAGATCTTCTTGAAACTTTAGAAAGCATCCACCAGCCACAACTATATAACATTTTATCAAACCTTATAAGGAAAGGATTCGTTAGAGCTTCCATCGGAAGACCAAAGCTATATTCCGCAAACGATCTCGAAGCTTTATTTGAAAGCCGGAAACATCTTCTTGAGAATTTGAAAATAGACGCGGTTAAGTTGTTAAGCAAGATAAAAGCTGTCGAAGAAGAGATTGGTGAAGAAGAGATGATGGTGTCGTTGATTCGAGGATATGAAGGGCTTGAAGCTACGATAATAGAAGTTTTAGCGGAGGCTCAAGTAGAGGTTTGTGCAGAATTACCTCTCCAGATATTAGAAAATATAATCGATGCTCTGGAAAATCTTCTCAATAAGGGCGTGAACGTTTATTTGCTCGTTTTCCCGAGGATGTCCAAGGAAATTCTTGAAAGATTATCCAAGTACCGGACGATCAAGCTTAAGACGAACATGCTCGGTAACTTTTTAATGGTTACTTCAGATACTAGAGTTACAATTTACGCTCGTAGGCGCTTTTATAGTCCTCATAAAATGCCCATTCCAGAGACTGAAGTCTACGGTTTTCACATAACCGAGAAAGATCTCATATGGAGACTTCTAAACATTTTCGAGAAAGCTTGGAGAACAGCTGAAGAGCTGATATCATGGCCTTTATCCCCAGAATCTTACCCAAAAATCTTTCTAGAATTTGGAATGGGACTAAACGAGCTTGAGAATATCCTATCTAAAGGCTTGAAGCCATATGTAAAGATTGAAGGCTGGTTTGTAAAAACTCGTGAACCCATTACAGCTCAAGGATGGGTTGTTGACGTGAAAAGGTCTCTCGACATCAATAATTTTACGCTAGATGTTGATGGTGAAAAATTGACTATAGGCGGTTTTGACGCAGAAGTAGAAGATGTCGAAGCTTATAAGGTTGTTATCGAGAGGGTTATTAAATGA
- a CDS encoding ABC transporter substrate-binding protein, with translation MKNYEKMIAKFEEKYPTIEVKYEVITQMFHENILASYGAGVAPDVFYVDTSWAPTFIEKGALYPVDELASPEFINQFYDFLLEPFRGKDGKLYGLPKDWSMLALFWNKKLFAEAGLTSPPDTWDELLEYAQIIADKTGKPGLAIYLGGFNRYVPVALGYGAPAPWFEKPGDEAWFDRPEVKETLIWYINLYREGKIARENEGKTPYVVQPADVGAGWLGDAFGKQEVAMVISGNWMIPFLADQFPDFKYGEDWDIAPVPKGPKARATMAYTVALGINAKTEHPEEAWKFVEFILGRDGQHELVVKMGHTLPSMKGLEESPDMWPQHKKTLSFKYDKVLVFLWGPKSGELEGKISDVMAAAMRGEISTDEVIPTVKEAVSAVLGG, from the coding sequence ATGAAAAACTACGAGAAAATGATAGCAAAATTTGAGGAAAAATATCCAACAATAGAAGTCAAATACGAAGTTATCACTCAAATGTTCCATGAGAACATATTAGCAAGCTACGGTGCCGGAGTTGCCCCCGACGTGTTCTACGTGGACACAAGCTGGGCTCCAACATTTATAGAGAAAGGAGCATTGTATCCAGTAGACGAGCTTGCTTCTCCTGAATTTATCAACCAGTTCTACGACTTTCTACTTGAACCGTTCAGGGGTAAGGATGGAAAGCTTTATGGACTGCCTAAAGACTGGAGCATGCTAGCCCTCTTCTGGAACAAGAAGCTATTCGCAGAGGCAGGATTAACTAGTCCACCAGATACTTGGGATGAGCTCCTAGAATACGCGCAGATCATAGCTGACAAAACTGGCAAGCCGGGATTAGCCATATACCTTGGCGGTTTCAACAGATATGTTCCAGTGGCTTTAGGCTATGGAGCTCCTGCCCCATGGTTTGAAAAGCCAGGAGATGAAGCTTGGTTCGACAGACCAGAAGTAAAAGAAACTTTGATCTGGTACATAAACCTGTATAGAGAAGGAAAAATCGCTAGAGAAAACGAGGGTAAAACGCCATACGTGGTACAACCCGCGGACGTCGGAGCTGGATGGCTTGGAGACGCCTTTGGCAAGCAAGAAGTAGCTATGGTAATAAGCGGAAACTGGATGATACCGTTCCTAGCCGATCAATTCCCCGACTTCAAATATGGCGAAGACTGGGATATAGCGCCAGTACCTAAAGGACCTAAAGCGAGGGCTACAATGGCCTATACAGTAGCGCTAGGTATAAACGCTAAAACAGAACATCCGGAGGAAGCTTGGAAATTTGTGGAGTTTATATTGGGAAGAGACGGACAACATGAGCTAGTTGTTAAAATGGGACACACGCTCCCGTCTATGAAAGGCTTGGAAGAAAGCCCAGACATGTGGCCACAGCACAAGAAAACATTAAGCTTCAAATACGATAAGGTACTCGTATTCCTCTGGGGTCCGAAAAGCGGAGAGCTTGAAGGTAAAATAAGCGACGTAATGGCTGCTGCAATGCGAGGAGAAATTTCAACTGATGAAGTTATACCTACAGTAAAGGAAGCTGTGAGCGCAGTTTTGGGAGGATAG
- a CDS encoding sugar ABC transporter permease produces the protein MFSPFFERASVREALGAFALISVAVIFNLTFGYFSAFFAVYLSFFEWDYIGPMKFVGLKNYELMLVDLFKGMSGASYFVSPFYTGLKNIILYTAIVVPIQTFLAIVLAALANQKIRGIQFFKVSYFLPATTCPVIISLIFIWLFMKKGFINYALGYVAPGFQPDWLNDRNYILLAMSIVAIWGTSGHFFVSFLAALQAIPRDIYEAAMLDGAGPIRRFFFITIPMLKPMITYVVVMGLIGALQMFDLAWVMAGTGGGPGGSGYTLAMDIYNEAFTKLRPGIAAAKSMFLFVIIFVTTYVYQKKYGGGIR, from the coding sequence ATTTTTTCACCTTTTTTCGAGAGAGCCTCGGTTAGAGAGGCTTTAGGAGCTTTTGCACTTATATCTGTCGCGGTTATCTTCAATTTAACTTTCGGATATTTCTCAGCATTTTTCGCGGTGTATCTAAGTTTTTTTGAATGGGATTACATAGGACCTATGAAGTTTGTAGGTTTAAAAAATTACGAATTAATGCTAGTTGACTTATTTAAAGGAATGAGTGGAGCATCTTATTTCGTCAGCCCATTCTATACAGGTCTCAAAAACATAATACTTTATACAGCAATAGTTGTGCCTATCCAAACTTTCCTGGCTATAGTACTTGCCGCCCTAGCAAACCAAAAAATAAGGGGAATACAGTTCTTCAAGGTTAGCTATTTCCTACCAGCAACTACATGTCCCGTTATAATATCATTAATATTCATCTGGCTTTTCATGAAAAAAGGTTTTATAAATTATGCTTTAGGCTACGTAGCTCCCGGTTTCCAGCCGGATTGGCTGAACGATAGAAACTATATATTGCTTGCAATGTCTATAGTAGCTATATGGGGCACGAGCGGACATTTCTTCGTTTCCTTCCTAGCCGCTCTCCAAGCCATACCAAGAGACATCTATGAAGCTGCTATGCTCGACGGCGCAGGACCTATTAGAAGATTTTTCTTCATCACAATCCCCATGTTGAAGCCTATGATAACTTACGTAGTCGTCATGGGCTTAATCGGTGCTTTACAAATGTTCGATCTAGCCTGGGTTATGGCTGGAACTGGCGGAGGACCAGGAGGATCCGGATATACGCTAGCTATGGATATTTATAATGAAGCATTCACAAAATTGCGCCCAGGTATTGCAGCCGCAAAAAGCATGTTTCTATTCGTGATAATATTCGTTACAACATACGTTTACCAGAAAAAGTACGGAGGCGGTATTAGATGA
- a CDS encoding carbohydrate ABC transporter permease codes for MKLREIIWISFVYAVLIIFAFIYLMPFLRSAVASFMTWEQASKYPPEWIPNPFTLENFEKLFRLKFFSRWIFNSALYAGIIVAGNLIFTSMAGYAFARLRFPGRDSLFSALQALMMIPGFVTLVPNYIIIYRLGLVDNIIGLAILGIVNVSSIFLMRQYFISLPEDIFEAARLDGCGPIKTFFYIALPLARPAVGAVAVYQFLGAWNAFLGPLVFLRSPENFTLPVGLSFAFQRTMWVEYTPIIAGSLIASMPTITLFVVLNKYLIRGIVVTGGKG; via the coding sequence ATGAAACTTAGAGAAATCATATGGATATCATTTGTTTACGCCGTGTTGATAATTTTCGCTTTCATATATTTGATGCCTTTTCTAAGGTCTGCAGTAGCATCTTTCATGACATGGGAGCAAGCATCTAAGTATCCTCCAGAATGGATACCTAATCCCTTCACGCTTGAAAATTTCGAAAAATTATTTAGACTAAAATTCTTCTCAAGATGGATTTTTAATTCGGCATTGTACGCCGGCATCATAGTTGCTGGCAACCTGATCTTTACTTCAATGGCCGGATATGCTTTTGCAAGACTCAGATTTCCCGGTAGGGATAGCTTATTCTCAGCTCTGCAAGCTTTAATGATGATACCAGGCTTTGTAACACTCGTACCAAACTATATTATCATTTACAGGCTTGGACTTGTGGATAACATTATTGGCTTAGCAATACTCGGAATAGTAAATGTTTCAAGCATATTTTTAATGAGACAATATTTTATAAGCCTGCCAGAAGACATATTTGAGGCTGCACGATTAGATGGATGCGGGCCGATCAAAACATTCTTTTATATTGCCCTGCCCTTGGCTAGACCAGCTGTCGGCGCTGTGGCAGTATACCAATTTCTCGGAGCCTGGAACGCATTTCTTGGTCCATTGGTGTTCTTACGAAGCCCAGAGAATTTCACTCTTCCCGTAGGCTTAAGCTTTGCTTTTCAGAGAACGATGTGGGTTGAATATACGCCTATCATAGCTGGCAGTTTAATCGCTTCAATGCCCACTATAACTCTTTTCGTGGTGTTGAATAAGTATCTTATAAGAGGTATTGTAGTAACTGGAGGTAAGGGGTGA
- a CDS encoding ABC transporter ATP-binding protein, whose protein sequence is MVEVVLKHVTKKFGKVVAVDDLSLEVRDKEFVVLLGPSGCGKSTTLRLIAGLEKPDSGEIWIGDKLVNDVDPTRRNVAMVFQSYALYPHMTVYGNIEFPLKMAGVPKEKRKKKVLETAEFLGISELLDRKPSQLSGGQQQRVALARALVREPQVFLMDEPLSNLDAKLRVKMRFELRKLQKKLGITTIYVTHDQVEAMTMADRIAVMNAGKLQQYGTPEEIFYKPSNIFVAGFVGSPPMNFVKGKVVSEEALVFDVGIFKLKIPNIYQKLAGSEYVLGFRPQHVVVSATPSEDLVEGYVAGVEKLGVETYAHIYYEDTEVVLKIPDSLKFKDKIYWKPLEDKMFFFDPTTELRVEV, encoded by the coding sequence ATGGTCGAAGTAGTTCTTAAGCATGTTACGAAAAAATTTGGTAAAGTGGTAGCGGTAGACGATTTAAGTCTCGAAGTAAGAGATAAGGAATTTGTTGTATTGCTAGGTCCGAGTGGTTGCGGTAAATCAACCACTTTAAGGCTTATCGCTGGATTAGAAAAGCCTGATAGTGGCGAAATATGGATCGGCGATAAGCTCGTAAATGACGTAGATCCGACCAGAAGAAACGTTGCGATGGTGTTTCAATCCTATGCATTATATCCTCACATGACAGTCTATGGAAACATAGAATTCCCGCTGAAAATGGCCGGTGTTCCAAAGGAGAAAAGAAAGAAGAAAGTTCTAGAAACAGCAGAATTTCTGGGTATAAGCGAGCTTTTAGACAGAAAGCCAAGCCAGCTTTCCGGTGGTCAGCAACAGAGAGTAGCTTTGGCTAGAGCACTGGTAAGAGAGCCTCAAGTCTTTCTTATGGACGAGCCACTTAGTAACCTCGATGCAAAACTTAGAGTAAAAATGAGATTTGAACTTAGAAAGCTCCAGAAAAAGCTTGGTATTACAACAATTTATGTTACCCACGATCAGGTAGAAGCTATGACGATGGCAGACCGTATTGCGGTAATGAACGCTGGAAAACTTCAGCAATACGGCACTCCAGAAGAAATATTCTACAAACCATCGAACATCTTCGTAGCAGGATTTGTAGGCAGTCCTCCAATGAACTTCGTCAAGGGAAAAGTCGTAAGCGAAGAAGCTCTAGTTTTTGATGTTGGAATTTTTAAGCTGAAAATACCAAACATTTACCAAAAACTTGCTGGCAGTGAATACGTTCTAGGCTTTAGACCTCAACACGTAGTAGTTTCAGCAACGCCGAGCGAAGATCTCGTTGAGGGATATGTGGCAGGCGTAGAAAAGCTTGGCGTCGAAACTTATGCTCATATATACTACGAAGATACTGAAGTAGTTCTTAAAATTCCAGACAGTTTAAAGTTTAAAGATAAGATTTATTGGAAACCTCTCGAAGATAAGATGTTCTTTTTCGATCCAACCACCGAGCTTAGGGTCGAGGTGTAG